One window of the Rhipicephalus sanguineus isolate Rsan-2018 chromosome 2, BIME_Rsan_1.4, whole genome shotgun sequence genome contains the following:
- the LOC119381956 gene encoding uncharacterized protein LOC119381956, with amino-acid sequence MIIQAFSKEGRLCDAPRRRRPKATTEDEDALIVATVVENPFQSARQVREQLDVDTSLAAVRRRLRSAGLRNFVAVRKPVVTASNSKSRLQFAEAQTSWMADAWGR; translated from the coding sequence ATGATTATTCAGGCATTCAGCAAGGAAGGCCGACTCTGTGATGCCCCACGCAGGCGTCGACCAAAGGCAACGACGGAGGATGAAGACGCCCTTATAGTAGCTACTGTCGTCGAGAACCCGTTCCAGTCCGCGAGGCAAGTGCGGGAGCAGCTAGATGTGGACACTTCCCTTGCTGCGGTCCGGCGACGCCTCCGAAGTGCTGGACTGCGAAATTTTGTAGCTGTACGAAAGCCGGTCGTCACTGCTTCGAACAGCAAGTCACGTCTCCAGTTTGCCGAAGCACAGACCTCATGGATGGCCGATGCTTGGGGCCGATGA